One window from the genome of Eucalyptus grandis isolate ANBG69807.140 chromosome 7, ASM1654582v1, whole genome shotgun sequence encodes:
- the LOC104456818 gene encoding zinc finger CCCH domain-containing protein 32 isoform X1, giving the protein MELYGRNPGRNGSQSGQHPSEWGPVGGGETGLEESMWHLGLGGGGGSGGGGGSESYPERSGMPDCAYYMRTGFCGFGSRCRYNHPRDRAAVVAAVRATGDYPERPGEPACQFYLKTGTCKFGASCKFDHPKNGGGSLNRVPLNIYGYPLRLGEQECSYYLKTGQCKFGTTCKFHHPQPAGASIPASAPQFYSPVQSPSVPTPDQYRGASTSLRVARPPLVPGSYVPGAYGHVLISPGVVPVPGWSPYSAPVSPALSPGARPAMGATSLYDVAQLTSSTPAIAGSYPSIPSSAGPWGSSQKEQIFPQRAGEPDCQYYMRTGDCKFGSSCRYHHPRDRMVQGTSFLLNPLGLPLRPGVLPCAFYVQNGHCKYGSTCKFDHPMGAMRYSPSASSLTDMPVAPYPVGSLIGTLAPSSSSELRPELVSGSMKDSYSTRIPSNETSTSSVGLMFSQTGSVQLSDVQFSSHSSASLSSSRSTKPGNDVRRSS; this is encoded by the exons ATGGAGCTGTACGGTCGCAATCCGGGCAGGAATGGGTCCCAATCGGGTCAACATCCGTCCGAGTGGGGCCCGGTGGGCGGCGGCGAGACCGGCCTCGAAG AATCAATGTGGCATCTGGgtctcggcggcggcggcggaagcggaggaggaggtgggaGCGAGTCCTACCCAGAGCGGTCCGGCATGCCCGACTGCGCGTATTATATGCGAACGGGGTTTTGTGGGTTCGGTAGCAGGTGCCGGTACAATCACCCGCGCGATCGCGCTGCG GTGGTGGCAGCTGTGAGAGCTACAGGGGATTATCCAGAGCGACCAGGGGAACCTGCATGTCAG ttttatttgaagaccggGACCTGTAAATTTGGTGCTTCCTGCAAGTTTGACCATCCCAAAAATGGCGGTGGTTCGTTGAATAGAGTCCCACTTAATATCTATGGCTACCCATTAAGACTG GGTGAGCAAGAATGCTCCTACTATTTGAAGACGGGGCAGTGCAAATTTGGTACAACTTGTAAATTCCATCATCCTCAACCTGCTGGTGCATCAATACCAGCATCTGCACCTCAATTTTATTCACCGGTGCAATCTCCTTCGGTTCCTACTCCTGATCAATACAGGGGAGCATCCACCAGTTTAAGAGTGGCTAGACCTCCTCTTGTGCCTGGTTCATATGTTCCAGGGGCTTATGGTCATGTGTTGATCTCCCCTGGAGTTGTTCCTGTGCCTGGTTGGAGCCCTTACTCG GCGCCTGTAAGTCCAGCTTTATCTCCTGGTGCCCGGCCTGCAATGGGAGCAACTTCGCTTTATGATGTAGCACAACTGACGTCATCTACCCCAGCTATTGCTGGATCATATCCCTCCATTCCTTCCTCTGCTGGACCATGGGGCAGCAGTCAGAAAGAACAAATATTTCCACAGAGAGCTGGTGAGCCTGACTGTCAGTATTACATGAGAACGGGGGATTGTAAATTTGGATCATCTTGTAGGTACCATCATCCTAGGGATCGTATGGTGCAAGGGACAAGCTTCCTTCTCAATCCACTTGGCCTTCCTTTAAGACCG GGAGTCCTACCATGTGCCTTTTACGTGCAAAATGGGCATTGCAAATATGGGTCAACTTGCAAATTTGATCATCCGATGGGGGCAATGAGGTACAGCCCGTCGGCATCATCTCTCACTGACATGCCAGTTGCCCCTTACCCTGTTGGATCTTTGATCGGAACTCTGgcaccatcatcttcttcagagTTGAGGCCTGAACTGGTTTCAGGATCTATGAAAGATTCTTACTCGACCAGGATACCATCTAACGAGACTTCTACTAGTTCCGTTGGACTAATGTTTTCTCAGACTGGGTCAGTTCAACTATCTGATGTACAATTTTCAAGTCATAGTTCTGCCTCCTTGAGTAGTAGCAGAAGCACCAAGCCAGGCAACGATGTTCGTCGATCGAGCTGA
- the LOC104456818 gene encoding zinc finger CCCH domain-containing protein 32 isoform X2: protein MWHLGLGGGGGSGGGGGSESYPERSGMPDCAYYMRTGFCGFGSRCRYNHPRDRAAVVAAVRATGDYPERPGEPACQFYLKTGTCKFGASCKFDHPKNGGGSLNRVPLNIYGYPLRLGEQECSYYLKTGQCKFGTTCKFHHPQPAGASIPASAPQFYSPVQSPSVPTPDQYRGASTSLRVARPPLVPGSYVPGAYGHVLISPGVVPVPGWSPYSAPVSPALSPGARPAMGATSLYDVAQLTSSTPAIAGSYPSIPSSAGPWGSSQKEQIFPQRAGEPDCQYYMRTGDCKFGSSCRYHHPRDRMVQGTSFLLNPLGLPLRPGVLPCAFYVQNGHCKYGSTCKFDHPMGAMRYSPSASSLTDMPVAPYPVGSLIGTLAPSSSSELRPELVSGSMKDSYSTRIPSNETSTSSVGLMFSQTGSVQLSDVQFSSHSSASLSSSRSTKPGNDVRRSS, encoded by the exons ATGTGGCATCTGGgtctcggcggcggcggcggaagcggaggaggaggtgggaGCGAGTCCTACCCAGAGCGGTCCGGCATGCCCGACTGCGCGTATTATATGCGAACGGGGTTTTGTGGGTTCGGTAGCAGGTGCCGGTACAATCACCCGCGCGATCGCGCTGCG GTGGTGGCAGCTGTGAGAGCTACAGGGGATTATCCAGAGCGACCAGGGGAACCTGCATGTCAG ttttatttgaagaccggGACCTGTAAATTTGGTGCTTCCTGCAAGTTTGACCATCCCAAAAATGGCGGTGGTTCGTTGAATAGAGTCCCACTTAATATCTATGGCTACCCATTAAGACTG GGTGAGCAAGAATGCTCCTACTATTTGAAGACGGGGCAGTGCAAATTTGGTACAACTTGTAAATTCCATCATCCTCAACCTGCTGGTGCATCAATACCAGCATCTGCACCTCAATTTTATTCACCGGTGCAATCTCCTTCGGTTCCTACTCCTGATCAATACAGGGGAGCATCCACCAGTTTAAGAGTGGCTAGACCTCCTCTTGTGCCTGGTTCATATGTTCCAGGGGCTTATGGTCATGTGTTGATCTCCCCTGGAGTTGTTCCTGTGCCTGGTTGGAGCCCTTACTCG GCGCCTGTAAGTCCAGCTTTATCTCCTGGTGCCCGGCCTGCAATGGGAGCAACTTCGCTTTATGATGTAGCACAACTGACGTCATCTACCCCAGCTATTGCTGGATCATATCCCTCCATTCCTTCCTCTGCTGGACCATGGGGCAGCAGTCAGAAAGAACAAATATTTCCACAGAGAGCTGGTGAGCCTGACTGTCAGTATTACATGAGAACGGGGGATTGTAAATTTGGATCATCTTGTAGGTACCATCATCCTAGGGATCGTATGGTGCAAGGGACAAGCTTCCTTCTCAATCCACTTGGCCTTCCTTTAAGACCG GGAGTCCTACCATGTGCCTTTTACGTGCAAAATGGGCATTGCAAATATGGGTCAACTTGCAAATTTGATCATCCGATGGGGGCAATGAGGTACAGCCCGTCGGCATCATCTCTCACTGACATGCCAGTTGCCCCTTACCCTGTTGGATCTTTGATCGGAACTCTGgcaccatcatcttcttcagagTTGAGGCCTGAACTGGTTTCAGGATCTATGAAAGATTCTTACTCGACCAGGATACCATCTAACGAGACTTCTACTAGTTCCGTTGGACTAATGTTTTCTCAGACTGGGTCAGTTCAACTATCTGATGTACAATTTTCAAGTCATAGTTCTGCCTCCTTGAGTAGTAGCAGAAGCACCAAGCCAGGCAACGATGTTCGTCGATCGAGCTGA
- the LOC104456819 gene encoding BTB/POZ domain-containing protein At1g03010 — protein MGVITVGVAELKPSVSGRRLLRPSSSVRHTVEWPISDVSSDLTIEVGATTFAFHKFPLVSRSGRILKLLVDTKESKASRISLRDVPGGPQAFEIAAKFCYGINIDISLSNVATLRCVAHYLEMTEELAEKNLAYRTEAYIKDMVLPNISSSITVLQQCQKLLPISEEINLVTRLINAIANNACKEQLTSGLSKLDRNFSAKPIEEVEPETPVDWWGKLLAVLSLDFFQRVLTAVKSKGLKQDMVSKILVNYAHNSLQGLILRDPHSAKASYSDVESQKRQRVIVETIVSLLPTQSRKSPVPMAFLSSLLKIAIGASTSTSCRSDLERRIGLQLDQAILEDMLIPANSQGNGQSLIYDTDSILRIFSTFLNLDEDDDDEDNQLRNENEMVCDFESPGSPKHSSLLKVSKLLDNYLAEVALDPNLLPSKFIALAELLPDHGRVDNDGLYRAVDIFLKAHPNIKDSERYRLCKTVNCQKLSQEACSHAAQNERLPVQLAVQVLYYEQIRLKSAMSGGGGSHHVGSAQFFFGSASIGGGGGGGSGAGPFPHRSGSGAGGSGAISPRDNYASVRRENRELKLEVARMRMRLTDLEKDHVSMKQELGRPHPASRLLRSFTRKLSKLNGLFRMSSAGLQPPHGSKANSETGFLFQNHKRRNYSFS, from the exons ATGGGCGTGATAACGGTCGGAGTCGCCGAGTTGAAGCCGAGCGTTTCGGGGAGGCGGTTGCTTCGGCCGAGTTCAAGCGTCCGACACACCGTCGAATG GCCGATATCTGATGTCTCCAGTGATCTCACCATCGAAGTAGGAGCGACAACCTTTGCATTTCACAAG TTTCCTCTTGTTTCACGGAGTGGTCGGATTCTGAAACTGTTGGTGGACACAAAAGAATCGAAAGCCTCACGGATCAGTCTCCGGGATGTCCCTGGCGGTCCACAGGCATTCGAGATAGCTGCCAAGTTCTGTTATGGCATAAACATCGACATTTCGCTGTCCAATGTGGCGACGCTTCGCTGCGTAGCTCATTACCTGGAGATGACAGAGGAATTGGCTGAGAAAAACCTGGCATACCGCACTGAAGCTTACATCAAGGACATGGTGCTACCGAACATATCTAGCTCAATTACCGTGCTTCAACAATGCCAAAAGCTGTTGCCCATCTCCGAAGAGATCAACCTGGTCACTAGGCTGATCAATGCCATAGCAAACAACGCTTGCAAAGAGCAGCTCACGTCAGGCTTATCCAAGCTTGACCGCAATTTTTCAGCGAAGCCCATCGAGGAAGTGGAACCGGAGACGCCGGTCGATTGGTGGGGCAAATTGCTTGCGGTGCTAAGTCTCGATTTCTTCCAGCGAGTTCTAACGGCTGTCAAGTCGAAGGGGCTAAAGCAGGACATGGTCAGCAAGATTTTGGTGAACTATGCCCATAATTCTCTTCAGGGCCTCATCCTCAGAGATCCGCATTCTGCGAAAGCGAGTTATTCGGACGTGGAATCACAGAAGAGGCAAAGGGTGATCGTGGAAACAATAGTCAGCTTGCTCCCGACACAGTCGAGGAAGAGCCCCGTCCCGATGGCATTTCTGTCGAGCTTGCTGAAGATCGCCATCGGAGCATCCACATCCACTTCTTGCAGATCTGATCTGGAGAGGCGGATCGGCTTGCAGTTGGACCAGGCCATTCTCGAGGACATGCTCATTCCCGCGAATTCACAGGGGAACGGGCAAAGCCTAATTTACGACACGGACTCGATCCTGAGGATATTCTCCACTTTCTTGAACCTGGatgaggacgacgacgacgaggacaACCAGCTGAGGAATGAGAACGAGATGGTTTGCGACTTCGAGAGCCCCGGATCCCCGAAGCACAGCTCGCTTCTCAAGGTCTCGAAGCTGTTAGACAACTATCTTGCGGAGGTCGCCCTCGATCCCAACTTGTTGCCGTCCAAGTTCATAGCGCTCGCCGAACTTCTTCCTGACCATGGCCGGGTAGATAACGACGGACTCTACAGAGCTGTCGACATCTTCCTCAAG GCTCATCCGAACATCAAGGACTCGGAGCGCTACCGGCTGTGCAAGACCGTCAACTGCCAGAAACTGTCGCAGGAAGCCTGCAGCCACGCGGCGCAGAACGAGAGGTTGCCCGTGCAGCTGGCGGTCCAGGTCCTGTACTACGAGCAGATCAGGCTGAAGAGCGCGATGAGCGGAGGCGGCGGGTCGCACCACGTCGGCAGCGCGCAGTTCTTCTTCGGGTCGGCCAGcattggcggcggcggcggcggtggcagcgggGCCGGCCCGTTCCCGCACCGCTCGGGGAGCGGTGCCGGCGGGAGCGGGGCCATATCGCCGCGGGACAACTACGCGTCGGTGAGGCGGGAGAACCGGGAGCTGAAGCTGGAGGTGGCCAGGATGAGGATGCGGCTGACGGACCTGGAGAAGGACCACGTCTCGATGAAGCAGGAGCTCGGGAGGCCGCACCCGGCGAGCCGGCTGCTGAGGTCGTTCACCAGGAAGCTGAGCAAGCTCAACGGCTTGTTCCGGATGAGCTCCGCCGGGCTGCAGCCGCCGCACGGGAGCAAGGCGAACTCGGAGACCGGATTCTTGTTCCAGAACCACAAGCGGAGGAACTACTCGTTTTCTTGA
- the LOC104456820 gene encoding uncharacterized protein LOC104456820, with amino-acid sequence MSSFSRLPSSFPFSRFFKQLEQEAETVVRVLQPGPLGIIEHKFSTEEINEANATVRQAVEAWRRSAELEKRNPFLRDYIKS; translated from the exons ATGTCGTCGTTCTCGCGCCTGCCCAGCTCCTTTCCCTTCTCCCGTTTCTTCAA GCAGTTGGAGCAAGAAGCGGAAACAGTAGTGAGGGTGTTGCAGCCTGGACCTTTGGGAATCATAGAGCACAAGTTCTCCACTGAGGAGATAAATGAGGCCAATGCCACAGTCCGCCAAGCAGTAGAAGCTTGGAGAAGAAGTGCTGAACTAGAGAAAAGAAACCCGTTCTTGAGAGATTATATCAAATCATGA
- the LOC104456821 gene encoding monothiol glutaredoxin-S1, which yields MSQAIFSQADPKARAKKHASSHTQTIISRLRILRRSSGSMDTTLAGLVQDKPIVIFSRSTCCMSHTVKSLILSYGANPTVYELDQMPNRNQIERALVQLGRREVVPTVFIGQKYIGGTNELMSHQVRGTLVPLLREARAIWV from the coding sequence ATGAGCCAAGCCATTTTCTCACAAGCAGACCCCAAAGCCAGAGCTAAAAAGCACGCGAGCTCACACACACAAACTATTATCTCGAGGCTCCGGATACTTCGTCGTTCGTCAGGCAGCATGGACACGACGCTGGCAGGGCTCGTGCAGGACAAGCCAATAGTGATATTCAGCAGGAGCACGTGCTGCATGAGCCACACTGTGAAGTCGCTCATACTGAGCTATGGCGCGAACCCAACCGTGTACGAGCTCGACCAGATGCCTAACAGAAACCAGATCGAGCGTGCGCTGGTCCAGCtcggccggcgcgaggtcgtcCCCACAGTGTTCATCGGCCAGAAGTACATCGGCGGCACGAACGAGCTCATGAGCCACCAGGTGCGGGGGACTCTGGTCCCTCTTCTCCGAGAGGCCAGAGCTATTTGGGTATAG
- the LOC104456822 gene encoding monothiol glutaredoxin-S1 yields the protein MDTTLAGLVRDKPVVIFSRSSCCMSHTVKSLILSYGANPTVYELDQMPNKNQIERALVQLGRREVVPTVFIGQKYIGGANELMSHQVRGTLVPLLREARAIWV from the coding sequence ATGGACACGACGCTGGCAGGGCTCGTGCGCGATAAGCCGGTGGTGATATTCAGCAGGAGCTCGTGCTGCATGAGCCACACCGTGAAGTCGCTGATACTGAGCTACGGTGCGAACCCGACGGTGTACGAGCTTGACCAGATGCCGAACAAAAACCAGATCGAGCGCGCGCTGGTCCAGCTCGGGCGGCGTGAGGTCGTCCCCACTGTGTTCATCGGCCAGAAGTACATCGGGGGCGCGAACGAGCTCATGAGCCACCAGGTGCGGGGGACTCTGGTCCCTCTTCTCCGAGAGGCCAGAGCCATTTGGGTATAG